Proteins from a genomic interval of Musa acuminata AAA Group cultivar baxijiao chromosome BXJ1-9, Cavendish_Baxijiao_AAA, whole genome shotgun sequence:
- the LOC103999499 gene encoding protein NARROW LEAF 1 isoform X1, giving the protein MCDEAFGDTGESLRINAIQELAMAMERNLCNHLPCCNPSPLQPVASGCQHSESNAAFFSWPTSTLMHGAAEDRANYFGNLQKGVLPGRLGHLPNGQQATTLLDLMTIRAFHSKILRRFSLGTAIGYRIRKGTLTDIPAIIVFVARKVHKKWLSHDQILPSALEGSGGVWCDVDVVEFSYYGVPTPTSKEQLYNELVDGLRGSDPCIGSGSQVASQETYGTLGAIVKSRTGNRQVGFLTNRHVAVDLDYPKQKMFHPLPPNLGPGVYLGAVERATSFITDDVWYGIYAGTNPETFVRADGAFITFADDFDMSSVTTSVTGLGEIGDVKVIDLQSSINGLIGRQVVKVGRSSGLTNGIVMAYALEYNDEKGICFFTDLLVVGENQHTFDLEGDSGSLIILTGQDAEKPKPIGIIWGGTANRGRLKLKSGHAPENWTSGVDLGRLLDLLELDLITTSEGLQDALQDQRFALAAAINSNVGKSYPTVGNLPNEKANEIYEPLGINIQQFPPEGASGSGADAPLVAIEFQVDTVEVANNVEEHHFIPNLLSMSPNHRTEEGNLERKNVSALINLSGEDVCVSLHLGGSRT; this is encoded by the exons ATGTGTGATGAGGCTTTCGGAGACACAGGGGAATCACTGAGGATCAACGCAATCCAAGAATTGGCCATGGCCATGGAGAGAAATTTATGCAACCACTTACCTTGTTGTAATCCATCTCCTCTCCAACCAGTTGCATCTGGTTGTCAGCACTCTGAAAGTAATGCTGCATTCTTTTCATGGCCTACCTCTACTCTAATGCATGGTGCTGCTGAAGATCGAGCTAATTATTTTGGGAACCTTCAGAAAGGTGTACTGCCGGGACGTCTTGGCCATCTGCCAAATGGGCAGCAAGCCACAACACTACTTGATTTAATGACAATAAGAGCATTCCACAGCAAAATCCTTCGTCGTTTCAGTCTTGGAACAGCAATAGGCTATCGAATCAGGAAGGGGACATTGACTGACATTCCAGCAATTATTGTTTTTGTTGCACGGAAAGTTCACAAGAAATGGCTCAGCCATGACCAAATCCTGCCATCTGCCCTTGAG GGATCAGGAGGTGTATGGTGTGATGTGGATGTTGTGGAATTTTCTTATTATGGTGTACCAACACCAACCTCCAAGGAACAATTGTACAATGAGCTTGTAGATGGTTTACGAGGCAGTGACCCGTGCATCGGTTCAGGGTCTCAG GTTGCGAGCCAAGAGACATATGGGACTTTAGGTGCCATCGTGAAAAGTCGTACAGGCAACAGACAAGTTGGTTTCCTAACAAACCGGCATGTTGCAGTTGATCTGGACTATCCTAAACAAAAGATGTTTCATCCCTTACCACCCAACCTTGGACCTGGAGTCTACCTAGGTGCTGTTGAGAGGGCAACATCTTTCATCACGGATGATGTTTGGTATGGGATTTATGCTGGAACAAACCCAG AGACCTTTGTTCGAGCCGATGGGGCATTTATAACCTTCGCTGATGACTTTGATATGTCTAGTGTTACTACTTCAGTGACAGGACTGGGTGAGATTGGAGATGTTAAGGTTATAGATCTGCAATCATCAATCAATGGCCTAATAGGGAGACAGGTGGTGAAGGTTGGAAGAAGCTCTGGATTGACAAATGGAATTGTTATGGCTTATGCTCTTGAATACAATGATGAGAAAGGGATATGCTTCTTCACAGATTTACTTGTCGTGGGTGAGAATCAGCACACATTTGATCTGGAAGGTGACAGCGGGAGCCTAATAATCCTGACAGGACAAGATGCTGAGAAACCTAAACCTATAGGTATCATTTGGGGTGGGACTGCGAATAGGGGGAGGTTGAAGCTTAAAAGTGGCCATGCTCCTGAGAATTGGACCAGTGGAGTTGATCTGGGTCGTCTTCTTGATCTTTTGGAACTTGATCTTATAACAACAAGCGAAGGACTTCAAG ATGCACTACAGGATCAAAGATTTGCTTTAGCAGCTGCTATCAATTCCAATGTTGGCAAATCATATCCAACCGTAGGGAACCTTCCAAATGAAAAGGCTAATGAGATATATGAGCCCCTAGGCATTAACATTCAGCAGTTCCCTCCTGAAGGTGCTTCTGGTTCAGGAGCTGATGCACCTTTAGTAGCTATCGAGTTTCAGGTGGATACGGTTGAGGTTGCAAACAATGTGGAAGAGCATCATTTTATCCCGAACTTACTTAGCATGTCTCCTAATCATCGCACTGAAGAAGGCAATCTGGAAAGGAAGAATGTGTCTGCACTAATAAACTTATCCGGTGAAGACGTTTGCGTTTCACTGCACTTGGGGGGATCAAGAACCTAA
- the LOC103999499 gene encoding protein NARROW LEAF 1 isoform X2: MCDEAFGDTGESLRINAIQELAMAMERNLCNHLPCCNPSPLQPVASGCQHSESNAAFFSWPTSTLMHGAAEDRANYFGNLQKGVLPGRLGHLPNGQQATTLLDLMTIRAFHSKILRRFSLGTAIGYRIRKGTLTDIPAIIVFVARKVHKKWLSHDQILPSALEGSGGVWCDVDVVEFSYYGVPTPTSKEQLYNELVDGLRGSDPCIGSGSQVASQETYGTLGAIVKSRTGNRQVGFLTNRHVAVDLDYPKQKMFHPLPPNLGPGVYLGAVERATSFITDDVWYGIYAGTNPETFVRADGAFITFADDFDMSSVTTSVTGLGEIGDVKVIDLQSSINGLIGRQVVKVGRSSGLTNGIVMAYALEYNDEKGICFFTDLLVVGENQHTFDLEGDSGSLIILTGQDAEKPKPIGIIWGGTANRGRLKLKSGHAPENWTSGVDLGRLLDLLELDLITTSEGLQGSKICFSSCYQFQCWQIISNRREPSK, encoded by the exons ATGTGTGATGAGGCTTTCGGAGACACAGGGGAATCACTGAGGATCAACGCAATCCAAGAATTGGCCATGGCCATGGAGAGAAATTTATGCAACCACTTACCTTGTTGTAATCCATCTCCTCTCCAACCAGTTGCATCTGGTTGTCAGCACTCTGAAAGTAATGCTGCATTCTTTTCATGGCCTACCTCTACTCTAATGCATGGTGCTGCTGAAGATCGAGCTAATTATTTTGGGAACCTTCAGAAAGGTGTACTGCCGGGACGTCTTGGCCATCTGCCAAATGGGCAGCAAGCCACAACACTACTTGATTTAATGACAATAAGAGCATTCCACAGCAAAATCCTTCGTCGTTTCAGTCTTGGAACAGCAATAGGCTATCGAATCAGGAAGGGGACATTGACTGACATTCCAGCAATTATTGTTTTTGTTGCACGGAAAGTTCACAAGAAATGGCTCAGCCATGACCAAATCCTGCCATCTGCCCTTGAG GGATCAGGAGGTGTATGGTGTGATGTGGATGTTGTGGAATTTTCTTATTATGGTGTACCAACACCAACCTCCAAGGAACAATTGTACAATGAGCTTGTAGATGGTTTACGAGGCAGTGACCCGTGCATCGGTTCAGGGTCTCAG GTTGCGAGCCAAGAGACATATGGGACTTTAGGTGCCATCGTGAAAAGTCGTACAGGCAACAGACAAGTTGGTTTCCTAACAAACCGGCATGTTGCAGTTGATCTGGACTATCCTAAACAAAAGATGTTTCATCCCTTACCACCCAACCTTGGACCTGGAGTCTACCTAGGTGCTGTTGAGAGGGCAACATCTTTCATCACGGATGATGTTTGGTATGGGATTTATGCTGGAACAAACCCAG AGACCTTTGTTCGAGCCGATGGGGCATTTATAACCTTCGCTGATGACTTTGATATGTCTAGTGTTACTACTTCAGTGACAGGACTGGGTGAGATTGGAGATGTTAAGGTTATAGATCTGCAATCATCAATCAATGGCCTAATAGGGAGACAGGTGGTGAAGGTTGGAAGAAGCTCTGGATTGACAAATGGAATTGTTATGGCTTATGCTCTTGAATACAATGATGAGAAAGGGATATGCTTCTTCACAGATTTACTTGTCGTGGGTGAGAATCAGCACACATTTGATCTGGAAGGTGACAGCGGGAGCCTAATAATCCTGACAGGACAAGATGCTGAGAAACCTAAACCTATAGGTATCATTTGGGGTGGGACTGCGAATAGGGGGAGGTTGAAGCTTAAAAGTGGCCATGCTCCTGAGAATTGGACCAGTGGAGTTGATCTGGGTCGTCTTCTTGATCTTTTGGAACTTGATCTTATAACAACAAGCGAAGGACTTCAAG GATCAAAGATTTGCTTTAGCAGCTGCTATCAATTCCAATGTTGGCAAATCATATCCAACCGTAGGGAACCTTCCAAATGA